One window from the genome of Deinococcus sp. NW-56 encodes:
- a CDS encoding NADH-quinone oxidoreductase subunit N — protein sequence MLQAPDIALAPLLPILLVLAGAVSSTVLGFHLPRRTLTYINLALLILSGLAMGLLWSGPGEVPATAFGGGLQADNAAILLGLTILAGSVMTLLVSLDTAYRARVSFPEFDAMLMYAITGTLLIAFSGDLIVMLIGLEVMSLASYVLATLQDSRRAEESGLKYFLLGSVGSAILIYGLALVYGATGSLSYAGIAEATAGLTPGNLGLLVGGALLLLAGFGFKVALAPFHQWTPDVYSGAPTSVSLFLSTVVKVAAFAGMLRVFGGALQNAPFWASALQLLIAATLIIGNAASLFQTNFKRMLAYSAVAHTGFVAMTLLGTPGLGGAALGYYLLIYTLMTAAALAVVAALQRSEAGMEISDLRGLYYRHPGYAIALAVCLASLAGLPPFAGFFGKYLAFQAAFQNGYVWLSILAVLASVAALVYYLRPAMLLFMPDRTPAREYAHGQRPATNLTVALGVAGITVLGLLPNLWYGWVADPAIWELLAGR from the coding sequence ATGTTGCAAGCTCCTGATATCGCCCTCGCGCCGCTGCTGCCCATCCTGCTGGTGCTGGCGGGGGCCGTGTCCAGCACGGTGCTGGGCTTTCACCTGCCCCGGCGCACGCTGACCTACATCAACCTCGCGCTGCTGATTCTGAGCGGACTGGCGATGGGCCTGCTGTGGAGCGGCCCCGGCGAGGTCCCGGCGACCGCCTTCGGCGGCGGCCTGCAAGCCGACAACGCCGCCATCCTGCTGGGCCTCACGATTCTGGCGGGCAGCGTGATGACCCTGCTGGTGAGCCTGGACACGGCCTACCGCGCCCGCGTGAGCTTTCCGGAGTTTGACGCGATGCTGATGTACGCGATCACCGGGACGCTGCTGATCGCCTTCTCCGGCGACCTGATCGTGATGCTGATCGGGCTGGAGGTCATGAGTCTGGCAAGCTACGTGCTGGCGACCCTGCAGGACTCGCGCCGCGCCGAGGAATCCGGCCTGAAGTACTTCCTGCTGGGGTCGGTGGGCAGCGCCATCCTGATCTACGGTCTCGCGCTGGTGTACGGGGCGACGGGCAGCCTGAGCTACGCGGGCATCGCGGAGGCGACGGCGGGCCTGACTCCCGGCAATCTCGGCCTCCTCGTGGGCGGGGCGCTGCTGCTGCTGGCGGGCTTCGGGTTCAAGGTGGCGCTGGCCCCCTTCCACCAGTGGACGCCCGACGTGTACTCCGGGGCGCCCACCTCGGTCAGCCTCTTCCTGAGCACGGTGGTCAAGGTCGCGGCCTTCGCGGGAATGCTGCGGGTCTTCGGCGGGGCGCTGCAAAACGCGCCCTTCTGGGCCTCGGCGCTGCAACTCCTGATCGCGGCGACCTTGATTATCGGGAACGCGGCCTCGCTGTTCCAGACCAACTTCAAGCGGATGCTGGCGTATTCGGCGGTTGCCCACACCGGCTTCGTGGCGATGACCCTGCTGGGTACACCGGGGCTGGGCGGCGCGGCGCTGGGCTACTACCTGCTGATCTACACGCTGATGACGGCGGCCGCCCTGGCAGTCGTGGCGGCCCTGCAACGCAGCGAGGCCGGGATGGAGATCAGCGACTTGCGCGGGTTGTACTACCGGCACCCCGGCTACGCGATCGCGCTGGCGGTGTGCCTCGCCAGTCTCGCGGGGCTGCCGCCCTTCGCGGGCTTTTTCGGCAAGTACCTCGCGTTCCAGGCGGCCTTTCAGAACGGGTACGTCTGGCTGAGCATCCTCGCGGTGCTGGCGAGCGTGGCGGCGTTGGTGTACTACCTGCGCCCCGCGATGCTGCTGTTCATGCCCGACCGCACCCCCGCCCGCGAGTACGCGCACGGCCAGCGCCCCGCGACCAACCTGACGGTGGCGCTGGGCGTCGCCGGAATCACCGTGCTGGGGCTGCTGCCCAACCTGTGGTACGGGTGGGTGGCGGACCCGGCAATCTGGGAGCTGTTGGCGGGGCGGTAG
- a CDS encoding diguanylate cyclase yields MRSFPERGRGGGERPLSRLTVPAAALLGLGVGLLFPQNGRLWDSLNRALPAPPDGRVVVVGVDDTSLRDYGPPTVWPPELYAQALNTLDQAGVQTVGLDPRLSALARTPDLAWVFARPNVVLSSTPGEPLAPLEGQRLPTGVVTLDPDTRGMVRRFRTALPDPSGELQPSFSRQLAVSAGQTVPLDPQPRLLRQFRRDASRLAAIPFRDVVNGNVRFGDLQGRVVILGVTAASEPDTTLLDPAGQPTPVPVLQAQAVSTLLAPPPTLLPGWLVALLAVAAAALAAWLGGLWGFGLALGTLGLAAPLWLVNLWFPGVTVSVAAILGMALVALERWWTLRTLGTRDPLTGMGNRLAFTRAVEHRWPGRAGRPLGLLLVDLSGFRAVNEKYGRGAGDEVLRDLAARLQAQKRRGDLVFRWGPDEFAVLLDNVGPAEIGGLSDNLIASLDGLSYRDLPLRASVGAATTSPDTSGPADLLEAASRSRYRMKYGQAQRE; encoded by the coding sequence ATGCGGTCCTTCCCTGAGCGCGGCCGGGGGGGCGGGGAACGGCCCCTCTCCCGGCTGACGGTGCCCGCCGCCGCCCTGCTGGGGCTGGGGGTGGGGCTGCTCTTTCCGCAGAATGGGCGGCTGTGGGACAGCCTCAACCGTGCCCTCCCCGCGCCCCCGGACGGGCGGGTGGTGGTCGTGGGGGTGGACGACACGTCGCTGCGCGACTATGGCCCGCCCACCGTGTGGCCTCCCGAGCTGTATGCGCAGGCCCTGAACACGCTGGATCAGGCCGGGGTGCAGACGGTGGGCCTGGACCCCCGGCTCTCGGCGCTGGCGCGGACGCCGGACCTCGCCTGGGTGTTCGCCCGGCCCAACGTGGTGCTGTCGAGCACGCCCGGCGAGCCGCTCGCACCCCTGGAAGGCCAGCGCCTTCCTACCGGCGTGGTGACCCTGGACCCCGACACGCGGGGCATGGTACGGCGCTTCCGAACGGCCCTCCCCGACCCTTCAGGCGAGCTGCAACCCAGCTTCTCGCGCCAGCTCGCCGTCAGTGCGGGGCAGACGGTGCCGCTCGACCCCCAGCCCCGGCTGCTGCGGCAGTTCCGGCGCGACGCCAGCCGCCTGGCCGCCATCCCCTTCCGCGACGTGGTGAACGGCAATGTGCGCTTCGGGGACCTGCAGGGGCGGGTGGTGATCCTGGGTGTGACGGCCGCCAGCGAGCCGGACACCACCCTGCTCGACCCGGCCGGGCAACCTACCCCGGTGCCCGTGCTGCAGGCCCAGGCGGTGTCCACCCTGCTCGCACCCCCGCCCACCCTGCTGCCGGGCTGGCTGGTCGCCCTGCTCGCGGTCGCGGCGGCGGCGCTGGCGGCGTGGCTGGGCGGGCTGTGGGGCTTTGGGCTGGCGCTGGGTACGCTGGGGCTGGCGGCCCCGCTGTGGTTGGTGAACCTGTGGTTCCCCGGCGTGACCGTCTCGGTCGCCGCGATTCTGGGTATGGCGCTCGTCGCGCTGGAACGCTGGTGGACCCTGCGGACGCTGGGCACCCGCGACCCCCTGACCGGGATGGGCAACCGCCTCGCCTTTACCCGCGCCGTCGAGCACCGCTGGCCGGGCCGCGCCGGGCGCCCACTGGGGCTGCTGCTGGTGGACCTCAGCGGGTTCCGGGCCGTGAACGAGAAGTACGGGCGCGGCGCGGGGGACGAGGTGCTGCGGGACCTCGCTGCCCGCCTGCAGGCCCAGAAGCGCCGGGGCGACCTCGTCTTCCGCTGGGGACCGGACGAGTTCGCCGTGCTGCTCGACAACGTCGGCCCCGCCGAGATCGGGGGCCTCTCGGACAACCTGATCGCCTCGCTGGACGGCCTGAGCTACCGCGACCTGCCCCTGCGGGCCTCGGTGGGGGCGGCGACCACCAGCCCGGACACCTCTGGCCCCGCCGACCTGCTGGAAGCGGCCAGCCGCAGCCGCTACCGGATGAAGTACGGGCAGGCGCAGCGGGAGTAG
- a CDS encoding erythromycin esterase family protein, protein MTDPLQTAARPLTGASHDYDALLERIGEARFVLIGEASHGTHEFYRERARLTRRLIEEKGFTAVAVEADWPDAYRVNRWVRGQGEDGDAIEALSDFSRFPRWMWRNEDVAEFARWLRDFGARQPGREAGFYGLDLYSLHRSVSEVVRYLEGVDPEAAGRARKRYACFDHFGDNPQAYGYAAESGRQEPCEDAAVAQLLELQRREPDPAHGPLGGDELFYAEQNARLAKNAESYYRSMFRGREESWNIRDSHMAETLAALVDHGEAQGRPQKVVVWAHNSHLGDARASEMGWARGEHNLGQLVRERWPLDTFILGQTTHHGSVTASDDWDEPARLKRVRPGMKGSLEERLHAVGGDFWLDLRAAEVADVLDEEQLQRFIGVIYRPETERWSHYVHTRPAHMYDALLHFDRTTALVPLDTTSGVEEEGEVPDTYPAGL, encoded by the coding sequence ATGACCGACCCCCTCCAGACCGCCGCCCGGCCGCTGACCGGCGCCTCCCACGACTACGACGCCCTGCTGGAGCGCATCGGGGAGGCCCGCTTCGTCCTGATCGGGGAAGCCTCGCACGGCACCCACGAGTTCTACCGCGAGCGGGCGCGGCTGACCCGGCGCCTGATCGAGGAGAAGGGCTTTACCGCCGTCGCCGTCGAAGCCGACTGGCCCGACGCCTACCGAGTCAACCGCTGGGTGCGCGGCCAGGGGGAAGACGGCGACGCGATAGAGGCCCTGAGCGACTTTTCCCGCTTTCCCCGCTGGATGTGGCGCAACGAGGACGTGGCTGAGTTCGCCCGCTGGCTGCGGGACTTTGGCGCACGGCAGCCGGGGCGGGAGGCGGGCTTTTATGGCCTCGACCTCTACAGCCTGCACCGCTCGGTCTCGGAGGTGGTGCGTTATCTGGAAGGGGTAGACCCCGAGGCGGCGGGCCGCGCCCGGAAGCGCTACGCCTGCTTCGACCACTTCGGGGACAACCCGCAGGCCTACGGGTACGCGGCCGAGTCCGGCCGCCAGGAACCGTGCGAGGACGCCGCCGTCGCGCAACTGCTCGAACTCCAGCGCCGCGAGCCGGACCCCGCCCACGGGCCGCTGGGGGGCGACGAACTCTTCTACGCCGAGCAGAACGCCCGCCTCGCCAAGAACGCCGAGAGCTATTACCGTTCCATGTTCCGGGGCCGCGAGGAATCGTGGAACATCCGCGACTCGCACATGGCCGAGACGCTGGCCGCGCTGGTCGACCACGGCGAGGCGCAGGGTCGGCCGCAGAAGGTCGTGGTCTGGGCACACAACTCGCACCTGGGGGACGCCCGCGCGAGCGAGATGGGGTGGGCACGGGGCGAGCACAACCTCGGGCAGCTCGTGCGCGAGCGCTGGCCCCTGGACACCTTTATCCTCGGGCAGACCACCCACCACGGGAGCGTGACCGCCTCGGACGACTGGGACGAACCCGCACGGCTCAAGCGGGTGCGGCCCGGCATGAAGGGCAGCCTGGAAGAGCGGCTGCACGCGGTCGGCGGCGACTTCTGGCTGGACCTGCGGGCGGCGGAGGTGGCCGACGTGCTGGACGAGGAGCAACTTCAGCGCTTCATCGGCGTGATCTACCGCCCCGAGACCGAGCGCTGGAGCCACTATGTCCACACCCGCCCGGCGCACATGTACGACGCCCTGCTGCACTTCGACCGGACGACGGCGCTGGTGCCGCTGGACACGACCTCCGGGGTGGAGGAGGAAGGGGAAGTGCCGGACACGTACCCGGCGGGGTTGTGA
- a CDS encoding ABC-F family ATP-binding cassette domain-containing protein, translating to MLVALQDATKEYGPLTVLSDITFAVQPGDRVGLVGRNGAGKSTLLRLLTGELKPDGGTVRRAPGVRARALRQDPTFPGGATVDSVLEAAFHDLDALEAELSQAAEAMASGTPESVLHHEAVLEHYVRRGGFERRSRKEAVTLAFGFRGREHDPVAGLSGGERTRLGLAALLVENPDVLLLDEPTNHLDIVMVEWLEGFLSRYPGAVLVISHDRAFLDAVTNETAYLRGGGLSVYKGGYTTFRETLAAEQEQQAAQHAQDARQIASLQASADRMKIWGLGMSKLARRAKAMQARVDRMQARATSAPPPEERTTRITFHAPESGDVVLDARHLTRRLGGRTLFEDVNVQLRRGDRVAIIGRNGAGKTTLLRALLGMDPSDDPRGRVLTGARVSVGYYDQALRGVDPSQTLYDVAREYVQKDFEAHNLLGTFLFPYDQHDKQARILSGGERARLALLKLAQEDHNLLVLDEPTNHLDMEMVEALEDALSAYSGTLLMVSHDRAFIEGLADRIWLIEDGVFYEYPGWADYREKHRPAVVEEVRPTSKPVSAPAPKGKGLWHLKREVEALEAEIARLEAELEEAQAALAAAPPDADFVALGQAAHDLEVRLEAKMTAWGEKQAEVEARGG from the coding sequence GTGCTTGTCGCCTTGCAGGACGCCACCAAGGAATACGGCCCCCTCACTGTGCTGTCGGACATCACCTTCGCCGTGCAGCCCGGCGACCGGGTGGGGCTGGTGGGCCGCAATGGGGCGGGCAAGAGCACCCTGCTGCGCCTGCTGACGGGCGAGTTGAAGCCCGACGGCGGCACCGTGCGTCGGGCGCCAGGGGTGCGGGCGCGGGCCTTGCGGCAGGACCCCACCTTTCCTGGGGGCGCGACCGTGGATAGCGTGCTGGAGGCGGCCTTTCATGACCTCGACGCGCTGGAGGCCGAGCTGAGTCAGGCGGCGGAGGCGATGGCGAGCGGCACCCCCGAGAGCGTCCTGCACCACGAGGCCGTGCTGGAGCACTACGTCCGCCGGGGCGGCTTCGAGCGCCGCAGCCGCAAGGAGGCGGTGACGCTGGCCTTCGGCTTCCGGGGCCGCGAGCACGACCCGGTCGCCGGGCTCTCCGGCGGCGAGCGCACCCGCCTAGGCCTCGCCGCCCTGCTGGTGGAAAACCCCGACGTGCTGCTCCTCGACGAGCCCACCAACCACCTCGACATCGTGATGGTGGAGTGGCTGGAGGGCTTCCTCTCGCGCTATCCCGGCGCCGTGCTGGTGATCAGCCACGACCGCGCCTTCCTGGACGCCGTGACGAACGAGACCGCCTACCTGCGCGGCGGCGGGCTGAGCGTCTACAAGGGCGGGTACACGACCTTCCGCGAGACGCTGGCCGCCGAACAGGAGCAGCAGGCCGCGCAGCACGCGCAGGACGCCCGGCAGATCGCCTCTCTCCAGGCCAGCGCCGACCGCATGAAGATCTGGGGCCTGGGCATGAGCAAGCTCGCCCGCCGCGCGAAGGCGATGCAGGCCCGCGTGGACCGGATGCAGGCCCGTGCCACGAGCGCCCCACCCCCGGAGGAACGCACCACCCGCATCACCTTTCACGCGCCCGAGAGCGGCGACGTGGTGCTCGACGCCCGGCACCTCACCCGCCGTCTGGGGGGGCGCACCCTGTTCGAGGACGTGAACGTGCAACTGCGCCGGGGCGACCGGGTGGCGATCATCGGGCGCAACGGGGCGGGGAAGACGACCCTGCTGCGGGCCTTGCTGGGCATGGACCCCTCCGACGACCCGCGCGGGCGGGTGCTGACGGGTGCCCGCGTCAGCGTGGGCTACTACGACCAGGCCCTGCGCGGGGTGGACCCCTCCCAGACCCTCTACGACGTGGCCCGCGAGTACGTGCAAAAGGACTTCGAGGCCCACAACCTGCTGGGCACCTTTCTTTTTCCCTACGACCAGCACGACAAGCAGGCCCGCATTCTCTCGGGCGGCGAGCGGGCGCGGCTGGCGCTCTTGAAGCTCGCGCAGGAAGACCACAACCTCCTCGTCCTCGACGAGCCGACCAATCACCTCGACATGGAGATGGTGGAGGCGCTGGAGGACGCCCTGAGCGCCTACTCCGGCACCCTGCTCATGGTGAGCCACGACCGCGCCTTTATCGAGGGCCTGGCCGACCGCATCTGGCTGATCGAGGACGGCGTGTTCTACGAGTACCCCGGCTGGGCCGACTACCGCGAGAAGCACCGACCCGCTGTGGTGGAGGAAGTCAGGCCCACGTCAAAGCCAGTGTCTGCACCCGCTCCGAAGGGCAAGGGCCTGTGGCACCTCAAGCGCGAGGTCGAGGCGCTGGAAGCTGAGATTGCCCGGCTGGAGGCCGAGCTGGAGGAGGCCCAGGCCGCCCTCGCCGCCGCCCCTCCCGACGCCGATTTCGTGGCGCTGGGTCAGGCCGCGCACGACCTCGAAGTGCGTCTGGAAGCGAAGATGACCGCCTGGGGCGAGAAGCAGGCGGAGGTGGAGGCGCGGGGGGGTTGA